The Salmo salar chromosome ssa06, Ssal_v3.1, whole genome shotgun sequence sequence AAGAGTATGTGgattttctgtagcctacaggctagggataaaatgtatgacaatgtaatgcGATGGACACTTTTTACATCATACACGTTTCTCcaatcaaatagcctaacctTAATGGCGCCCAATCAAAGTAAAATTAAAGACCATCAGACTACTTACAACTGCTGTCAAGGAGTTTCACCCTGTGGGCTTAATTGTCATGAAAAAATGTAATACTTCTGCACTTCctgctgtgtaaacacattgctAATAGGCTCAGGATAACTCCTGATCAAGTTGGGTATCTGACATTCATAAATagccaaattgattagtcacaggaataAGATAGGCCAACCACATGGAggggcattcataaaattccattgTGGGCTGACACTgtaggctacaccccagtaagcaCAAACAGACACTGAAGtctttggttcagatttggtccagtctgGACTGGCCTTGATTTGGTCCAAAAATAGACTGTCTACTTTCATTCAGAATTGAAAATTAACCTGATATCAATGTCCGGAGAAGACGTATTTTCAACTTTAATTCAGAACCGAAAATGAACCTGATTTCAACCTCTAGAAATACATATTTTAAACAtccggaaaatacatattttcacctttcattcagaacctaaaaTGAACCTAACTTGGAAAATACCTGGAAAATACCTATTTTAGATGTCTTTTCAGTGAAATGTTGcttactgggactattctagATTTGTAGGGTATAGGAGGGCCAATTTATTTTTGCCTCGCCTAGGGCTGAAAAACAGCCAGGACCGGTCCTGTGCTGCTCCATATGCCATGATTTAAAAACCTATAAAGGGCTAAATTATTTTCAGCTGATACACATGTTCAAAGTCTCCAACTCAAGGAACTTCAGAGCACACATAGACGTGTATTCATaaagcttctcagagtaggagttctgatctaggatcaggtcccccttgtccatataatcttattcattatgatctaaaaggctaaactgattctatatcagcactcctactcttagACTTTGTAAATATGGGGACTGAAGCGCATCCTTATTGCCTTCTATCTGGGAAACAATCAACTAGCACTATCAAATCGATAGACAGGTATAATACTAAAAGGTTAAGGGGTAGAATATATGACAAACATAAGGTGGATATCCTGACTACCCTCCTGAGTAATGGGGCTTGCATAGATGTGCTATAGATGAGGTGAGACCCCATTGTTATGCATCTAGTTACAATTGCCAGTGGCGAGTTGCAACTAGTGTTATAAAGGTACTAGGTGTAAGGAAGAAATGCTTCAAGAGAAGGAAACAATATTACACCATCTGCAAGAGATATACCAGTATATGGTTAATGCTTTTTTTGTTATTGCTCATAAAATGATTACCAGATTTCACAAAATATGTCTATAATTTTGTAGGTAAAGCTAATTAGCTGGAACtggaattgctagggggctgtcACACGTGGGAGAAAATGTAGGGTAAATAGCGCTGCACAGCTTCCAGTAAACAGTTGCTTTCAAAATAGGGATTTTTTGGCTAAGAGGTAAGCCAGTAATTCTGCCTGTAGATTATGTATGTTTgaactacacactgacacattcaGCCTGAAGCAggagtttaaaaaaatacttacTAATCACCAAAGCtctggagcatgtctttaagTGATCAATCCAGTCAATCCAATCACATAACCACACCAGCAGATAATGCTTGTCATTTCTAAGGTAAGAAATTAAGTTGTCAGTAGGAGACCAAGAAGTGAGAATCTACCCTTGATGTATAGATCTCCATGTAGTCGTCCAGGGCCTCCATGTAGTTGTCCAGGCCCTCGTTCTCGGTGAAGAAGCTGTGAAGAAGCTGGGTTAGGTAGGAGTTCTCCGTCTCCACATTGGCGAAGCTAAAGCACTTGGTGAACCTCAGCTTGGTGATGGggaagctgtccaggccctgcaGCTGCTTGGAGATGTCCTTCCCGCCACAGTTGCCGTAGTTAAACTCCGCCTCGGCCACGTGCGTGTTGACACGCTGGTGATACACTTGCGTGGTGGTGTAGGCGTCGCCGTTACGGTAGCGCATCACTTGCCGCGTGCGCCGCACGTAATGGTAGCTGATGGCCTTCCACCAGATGCAGGGTGTAGCCTGCTGCATGCGCCCGATGCGCTCGCCCACCCTCTCCACGTCCACCTTGTACAGCAGTGCATTGTGGGTGCGGCAGTGCCAGCACTCCACCAGGTAGACCACGTATAGCATGACCATGAAGGCCACAGGAATGTAGATGTATCCGTTGGAGCAGGGGCTTTCATGGTACATCATTGACTTGACCTTGTAGGCACTGTCGAAGGTGAGCCGTGTCACCTTGGTCATGTGGCACCAGGTCAAGGCCCCCACGCAGCCGTACATGAGTAGGGACAGGAGCAGGCATTTCCAGTGGCTATCCCTGCACAGGGACTTACTGAGGGACTGCTTCAGGGGCCACTGCTGCACAgggggaaatggagagagaaaataCCAATGAGTCTGGGAAAACATACCTGTAAGCATTGTTGTGCTAACCATTATACATACAGTGAGAAAAAACATATCAAATGCACAGTGAGAATGATGAATTGATGGATATTTGAAGCAATAGCTATCTTTTAAATAACTCTATAGAAACAGTAAACTTGAAAGAATTTGAGCCAAAAGCAACTACTCTTTGCAACACACGAAATATTCAGCTTTCTAAGTGCTTTGACATATCTTATGCATGAGCAAAGAGCTGCATGCCTTTGCTTGTTATGATCAAACAGTTCAGACTTTATCTGAACTTTCACATGATCAACCTCCCCACGAGAATATTTTTGtttccatttcttttttttatttatactaTTGAATTTTTCATAACACCAGATACAAACATGCACATGCGAACATTGATTTACAGACGCACACAAACAACGACTACATCTCATCAGCCCGGATCCGCATGCTCACACTCCCTTCCCTAGTGCCTGCATTATTGTTTCCCACATGGCCTTAAATTGTACAGATTTGTTCTTCTCGGTCGCCTATGTATACattttttcaagatgagtgatgagaagagaatcaGCCCTTTGGGTATCTCACTATAcccccatatgccatgtcttgaaatatgcagacagacagattaaaagtacatttacattgtaatacttctgacagccaactttatAGCTCTGCCCATTACTTTTGGACTTCATAGCATTCCTagaaagcatggattattgagtcattgttagttttacacttaagataTGACTCTTccattgtgctgtagaatttttATTTTGTCTATTGTATAATAAATTAATTCTATAAaatagtttatactggattaagtttacattttcgttaactgtaatttcattagttatgctccaacattccctccatcttgtgccaacatcagttatttttaagtcttggttccaatagtttatatTTTTTCTAATTAATTGGATAGGTTGGATATGCTCTCTCCAAGATTTTGTATGTCTTAACTATCATGTGAACATCCCTTTCTGACTCAAATAAGATTCCCTCAAggttgctctgatgtccaaaagatttcaaataaaaaatgttgtGATATGTAACTTTTAAGTTGCATCGATTTGAAAATATCTACATGGATCAGACCAAAATAGATTTTTAATTCTATCATGGAAATAATTGTATTTCCTGTTACCAAGTCACTTACGGTatctatgcctttagttttccatgtggaccaatttattggtgaattctgaaaagctatccaaggattgttccgtagggttgtgtttttagggagtgatattTGTTCTAGTAGAATAAGTGTAtttttcttccatattgttatagtgttcttaactatgaagttgttaacattcttagctttatcctttgaaaataaaaatattctggggatgagcatgagcatcttcaatatgtaccgATTGTTCCCCTTTAGTGCATTTAACCATATGTCacaagtaaaagccttgggtagTGAGTTAatacaattccaagtctggaagATTAAAAACTCCCTCTCACTTAGGAAGATGTAAAACTGTCTTTTTTATTCTATGACCGggtatacttttttaaagaatgtctttGGTGGGGTAATTGGTACttccaaaaataaatacaaaaactttGGGAGCCATTACATTCTGAAGAGGCTTATACTACCTGTAAGATTTATGGGAAGATTGTACCATTTAATTAAATCTGCTttcatatgtgactcgtttcaggaaactgggggtaggagagccatttgaacgtaaacatattttttttatcaaaatgcgatAATCGGGGGGTTGGACATGcagagagatgagttcagattggtctgccaggttgcacgcttctgtctataacatgagctggtcagtatatgtaGGTAATCTTTTCTAACGCtgcttttttttaaagatatcacgtagtagaactgtaaaactgttgctctcaccactttctggaggactgagatttgaaatcagtggaatgctggATGGAATTAGagaatgatagctaaggagatggagaaaattctggcatttgattgcaaatatgcagaggaagtcaaaaagagaacacacagaaggctgttgtataaaacacctgtctccggattacttCAAATttagggcaaccatggcatccgtgacagagagggagaagtgtccatccaaaagcagagactcagagctacaaaatggtatatcatgcactgcatttgaggaacaatgggaaagtaattctgctttgaaagttgataaacttgtaacctcacttttgagaaaacggCCTTTGAATACTTTTGCTActtctactggagagctcttctttgtctacacccacttagcatcgttcacaccctcttaagctttagctccaccaatctctttaagggttgatccgagtgtTCTGTCCAAACaaaagcagtcaagcacccaagctaactggctaacaattgtcgcagtgacattctattaaaATTgacacttgcatagtggagtcttttgttaacctctctagggtcggcgggacgaaatcgtcccacctacgtaacagccagtggaatcctgtggcgcgttattcaaataccttagaaatgctattacttcaatttctcaaacatatgactattttacaccattttaaagacaaaactctcgttaa is a genomic window containing:
- the LOC106607595 gene encoding transmembrane protein 151B, which produces MSPASAATASESNTTTVPEEDTEESPREEQWPLKQSLSKSLCRDSHWKCLLLSLLMYGCVGALTWCHMTKVTRLTFDSAYKVKSMMYHESPCSNGYIYIPVAFMVMLYVVYLVECWHCRTHNALLYKVDVERVGERIGRMQQATPCIWWKAISYHYVRRTRQVMRYRNGDAYTTTQVYHQRVNTHVAEAEFNYGNCGGKDISKQLQGLDSFPITKLRFTKCFSFANVETENSYLTQLLHSFFTENEGLDNYMEALDDYMEIYTSRVDSHFLVSY